The Gossypium hirsutum isolate 1008001.06 chromosome D02, Gossypium_hirsutum_v2.1, whole genome shotgun sequence region GACTATAACCCTCCTTGTGATATACGGATTGAGAGCATCAAAAACTTCTTAAAAGAAGTCTCCTTTCTTCATTCATTTCTAAGATCAATCTAAAGTGTTTGTTGGCTTCAAAGGGAAAATGTTTGAGAGTATGGATTGATTGGGGTTAAATGTAAATGTATAACATCAAATTGTGTAAACAATTATTCTGAGCTTATGTTTATTCTTTCATCTCAAGGTTTCATAATAAGACGAGTTACAGTATTTCATATATTGCACTTTTAGCATATAAAAGAAATACGATAGTTGGAGGTAAAAGTATCACGAAAGTCCTTATATTAgaagttagattatattttatcatttttactcaaaaaatatgtaaattagtcTCGTACGTTAAATCAAAGAACAAATtaatcatttctgttaaaaatttcatccctttgtattgttaaaaattgatgtgGATGACAAAGTAATCAGCCAGTGACATGTGGCATGCCACTTGTACCTCATGCTGGCGTACAAGGGCtagtttttaacaaaataatttacccattttttaaagtaaaaagatCAAAATACATTTTAACTCCTAATATAAAGACCTCTACAATATTTTTACcgttatgaaaaaaaaaatatatatatagaattaaatataatttcagaaaagaaaattaaattaatgtaaACAAAAAATCAAACATTGAAGATATAAAACGGagtgattaatagaaatatattATATCAAAAGCAAACAAAAGAAGGCAAAGTTCCAAAGAAACATCAAAAACGCAATTATACTTTCCCCATTTTCAATGTTTGTAAAGTCCCAAAACTAAGCTAATCTCACCTTCTCCCACTTTTCGAAATTAGGGTTTTCTCATGCCAACCATGAACTACTACCATACCTCAACAACAATTATTGAGcagaaaaacataaaaacaacaaTATCTGATCATAAAACATAGAGTAAGAGTTAAAAAACCTTTGTTCAAAGATGATCGAAGTTAGTGTCAAATAAAGATTTCAGTACTAGTCTTTCACCATTCTAGTTTTtgataaataattgttttgaagTGTAATCCATTCAGTTATATGATTGGTGTCGAATTCAAATCTCGATTATGTGATACAAAAAATGTACACATGCAAGTAAAGTATATGATGGATAGAAATGCACTTTAGAGTAATATGTAGCAATTGGATGGGATGGGATGGGattaatttgaaacttttaaaaattaaccctagAACTCTCTCTATATGCATTAGGTTTAGTTTCTTTCATAAAATCTCTACTGTTCATATATAAATTAACCATGTTTTGAAGGAGAAAGAAAATTCCcacaaaaaagaaacaaaaaagaagatacatatatataaagagaGAGAGAATATGATGTCAGAAATAATGTTTTGTACAAAGAACTCAAACTTACCGAGAGTGCCAAACTTAGGCTAGAAGGTAGGCCTTGTTGCAGTACCACTCCACCCGAATACATCACCTGGAAAAGGATAGCTTCCCAAATTATAGAAAGGAACACCTCCACCACCGCCAGTTCCAGTAGCGCCGCTGTTGCTGGTGGTGCCATTGCCTCCATCACCCAACTGCCCTCCACCACCACTGCCGGTCACTCCAGATGTCTGTGAAGCTGCTGGTTGAAGCTGAACTGCTCGCTCTTCCTCTTGGTTATCAAGAGGTAACCTATCATAAACTGCATTGGCAAATGATGCAGCCATTAATACAACCGGACCCGAAGCCATCAATGGACCCGCCACGCTGCCTCCCACCACTTGGCCCTGACCACCGGCGAGATAAATAGTCAAGCCACCGGCTCCAGGAGGCGCCGGTGGTGGAAGAGAAGTACCGGTTAAAGATAAAACCTCGAACCGTCCATGTAGTGTTATGACACTCCCGGATGGGGCAGCCGGTTGCCGCAATGTGACATTAGTGACGGCCCCGGTTCCACTGAGCACACAAACACCCCGACCGCGCCGCCGTGCGTAGTTTGCTACCGAGTCAACTATGTCCGAACCAGAAGATATTTCAAGCACATGGGATCTTAGTGAATTTGGACTGTCGCGAGTGACGATGATCGGTGGTTTAGGTTTATTCTTAGAGCCAGCTGGACGACCTCGAGGCCTTCTTTCTCCACCACCAGAACTGGTGGTGGTACCGCCATGATCGGTTCCTTCTTTGTCCGGTGAGTGCTTGGTGTCCCTCAGTTGGGGTTGCAGCTGAAGCTCTGGTCCGAGTAGCTGATGAACATACCGAGAACCTGAACCTGATTCCAGCCCTGACATTGCTAAATTCCACCTCTTCGATCTGACCACTTATTAAAAAGCAAatttaagagaataatctgtaaaaataaatgaaaaaaagaaacaaaaaatttcCCAATTTATGAAGCTACCTGCTCTACGTGTTGAAAGCTAGGTTTTCTTCATTAACCAACATGATTGTGTGCTGAACAGAGATTAGCCAAAGCACAATATGGAAATAATTGTGTATTTTATTTACAACTTTACTGAttaaatgtcttttttttttcaaatttaagttCTCCAAGAATTCAACAAGAACCCAAAGTCATGATCAAATTAACAACACTGAAAGTTAAAACTCCAAAAAGATCTATTAAAAGctgaaaattagattaattaagtTTGCCTTGACACCCAGATCCAGATCATTGCATATAATtaaggagaagaaaaagagagcaaAACCCACTTGATGAATGatagtgtgtgtatatatatacatatataaaactaaatcaaatgagattttttattattaagaaactgtgtattattttatataaactaataaaaatcattttatcttGATTACCTCAAAATTTACGGGTTTGAATGTCTGAGAACCAAGCTTTGAAGGAATTGGATTCAAGGGAGAGACTTGAGAGCTTTTTAAGGGGGCAAAATGGAAAGCAAAGTGAGtgatttgtttcatttaatataGGTAATATCCACTATATATAATGATAAAGCTAAAGATAAAGAGatgctttgaaaaaaaattaattaaaaattaaaaaaaaaaaagagaggaggcTTTGTTGACAAGCAAGGCATGTAAATATACAAGTGTTTCTTTTTaccttattaattatttagttagGAATTTAGGGTTGAAGTTAACCATTTTTTTTCCTTGCTAAATGGatacaaaataactttaaaaggtGAACCTTGTGTATTCACTTGATAGTTAGAGTATTTATCGTCTCAAATGTGATTTAAGTTTGAATTGTACTAATTGGTGAACCTTGTGTATTGATCTAATTGAGGGTGTATTTAGATGGGTGGTTGGGTGCGATACGGTGcctttagtttattttttgtctcacactATAGTATATAATTTCACGGGTCGGCCATAGctatttttatactaaccgcaggtaaacgcactgtCCATCTAAACCCACCCTGAGTTATGTCTACTTAAAATCTAGGTGTGATAAAATCTAGTATATATCAAGAGTTTGATTGAGTTGATGTTCGTCATCAACCGGCTCTCAACTTAGTTgtgaaatcatcaaaaatttattatttttacaaagcaacaaatattattttaaaagtatatttatcttttta contains the following coding sequences:
- the LOC107908993 gene encoding AT-hook motif nuclear-localized protein 25 isoform X1, which produces MSGLESGSGSRYVHQLLGPELQLQPQLRDTKHSPDKEGTDHGGTTTSSGGGERRPRGRPAGSKNKPKPPIIVTRDSPNSLRSHVLEISSGSDIVDSVANYARRRGRGVCVLSGTGAVTNVTLRQPAAPSGSVITLHGRFEVLSLTGTSLPPPAPPGAGGLTIYLAGGQGQVVGGSVAGPLMASGPVVLMAASFANAVYDRLPLDNQEEERAVQLQPAASQTSGVTGSGGGGQLGDGGNGTTSNSGATGTGGGGGVPFYNLGSYPFPGDVFGWSGTATRPTF
- the LOC107908993 gene encoding AT-hook motif nuclear-localized protein 25 isoform X2, translating into MSGLESGSGSRYVHQLLGPELQLQPQLRDTKHSPDKEGTDHGGTTTSSGGGERRPRGRPAGSKNKPKPPIIVTRDSPNSLRSHVLEISSGSDIVDSVANYARRRGRGVCVLSGTGAVTNVTLRQPAAPSGSVITLHGRFEVLSLTVYDRLPLDNQEEERAVQLQPAASQTSGVTGSGGGGQLGDGGNGTTSNSGATGTGGGGGVPFYNLGSYPFPGDVFGWSGTATRPTF